A DNA window from Molothrus ater isolate BHLD 08-10-18 breed brown headed cowbird chromosome 2, BPBGC_Mater_1.1, whole genome shotgun sequence contains the following coding sequences:
- the PNPLA4 gene encoding patatin-like phospholipase domain-containing protein 4 isoform X3, producing MKCKHFAYGFAEEVRRLNFGAVTPGYDFMKTLREGIESILPSDVHEIAENRLYVSVTNSKSGENHLVSNFASREDLIKVLLASSFIPVYAGIKPVEFKGQKWVDGGLTNGLPILPVGRTVTISPFSGRLDVCPQDKGRVDLYVKLAKQDMMLSLANLVRLNQALFPPDQEKMEALYQNGFDDAVRFLLKENWFE from the exons aAATGTAAGCACTTTGCCTATGGATTTGCAGAGGAAGTCAGAAGATTGAACTTTGGTGCAGTAACGCCTGgttatgattttatgaaaacaCTTAG gGAGGGCATAGAGTCTATTCTTCCTTCTGATGTTCATGAGATAGCTGAGAACCGGCTCTATGTGTCAGTCACCAACTCCAAGAGTGGGGAAAATCACTTGGTTTCAAATTTTGCCTCCAGGGAGGACCTCATTAAG GTCCTGCTAGCAAGTAGTTTTATACCAGTGTATGCAGGAATTAAGCCAGTGGAATTTAAAGGACAG AAGTGGGTTGATGGTGGCCTTACCAATGGCCTTCCTATCTTGCCTGTTGGAAGAACGGTGACAATTTCCCCTTTCAGCGGTCGATTAGATGTCTGTCCACAAGATAAAGGGCGTGTGGACCTGTATGTTAAATTAGCAAAACAAGATATGATG CTGTCTCTGGCCAACCTAGTAAGGCTTAATCAAGCTTTGTTCCCACCAGACCAGGAGAAAATGGAAGCGTTGTACCAAAATGGCTTTGATGATGCTGTACGCTTTTTATTGAAAGAAAACTGGTTTGAGTAG